The Mesorhizobium sp. INR15 region GACATGGCGATCCGCTTCGACGGCGTTTCGATCGACAAGAACCGGGCGCTGACCGACTATGTCAGGAGCGGCTGGGTCGCCGGTCTCGACGACAGCACGGTGAAGCAGGAGACCATCAACGGCAACGAGGCGGCGACCGCGCATGCCGGCGCCGAAGGCTGGCAATTCGATATCGCGGTGATCCGCGCCGGCGGCCAGGTCTACCGGTTGCTGACCGCCGCACCCTCCGCCAGCACTTCGCTGGATACCGTGGCGCGTTCGGTCAGCGGTTCGTTCCGTATTCTGAGCGCGGCAGAGAAGGCGGCATTGAAGCCGCTGCATATCCGTGTGGTTACCGTGCAGCCGGGGCAGACGATGGGGTCACTTTCGGCTCAGATGGTTGGTGTCGACCGCAAGCTCGATCTTTTCCGTGTGCTCAACGCGCTGTCGCCGGGCGCTGCTGTGTCGGCCGGCGACAAGGTCAAGATCATCACCGACAAGTAGGCTCCGATTCCAAGGCTCAGGCAGCCATGAATTCCGGGTTCTGCCTGACCAGCGCCACCTTGAGCTTTTCCATGGCGCGCGCCTCAATCTGCCGCACCCGTTCCTTGGATATGCCGAGCGTCTCGCCGAGCGCTTCGAGCGTGGCACCCTCGTCACTGAGGCGGCGTTCCTCGATGATCCGGAGTTCGCGGGTGTTGAGCGCGCGAAGCGCCTGCCTCAGCCAGAGCGAACGGCGCTCGACATCGATCGTGTCGCTGGCGACTTCGTCCGGCAAGGGATCATCCGAGATCAGAAAATCCATCCGCTCGGCTGAGCCGGACTCGTCGGCCAGCGGAGCATTGAGTGAGGAATCAGGCGCCGAGAGGCGCGAATCCATCATCGCCACATCGGCTTCGGAAACTCCAAGCGCCACCGAAACCTCGCGGTAGAGCGTGGCGTTCGACAGCGGTTCAGTGCCGTTAGCCAGCCGGGCGCGCAGGCGGCGCAGGTTGAAGAACAGCGCCTTCTGCGCCGAGCTGGTTCCGCCGCGCACGATCGACCAGTTACGCAGGATGTAATCCTGCATCGAGGCACGAATCCACCACGTCGCATAGGTCGAAAACCGCACCTCGCGCTCCGGCTCGAACCGGGCGGCCGCTTCCAGCAAACCGACATGACCTTCCTGCACCAGGTCGCCGAGGGGCAGGCCGTAGTGGCGGAATTTGGAGGCCATGGAAATGACCAGCCGCATATGTGCGACGGTGATGCTGTGCAGAGCCTGCTGGTCGTTGTCCTCTTTCCAGCGCAATGCGAGCCGATGCTCCTCGTCACGCTCGAGATAGGGGGCTCTCATTGCCGCGCGGACCATGGTCCGACCTGCCGTGTCCTGCATCATGCCGCGCTCCCTGTTCCGAACGATGCGGGTGGGCCTTGCAACGTTCTTTTCCTGGCTTGGCATCGTGGTGGTTGAAAAGGTGACGCCGGGCCCTACAACAGCCATGAACGTGCCACGTGCGGGAATGGTTCCGCCGCCGCCGCGCTTCATCACGCGCGGTCCGCGAGGCTTTGGAGGCGGTTTGCGGCAGCGCAAATGCCGTCGAGAAAACCTGTTGTGAGAATCTGATTTCAGATTTGTATTGTTTTTGAAATTCTGTTCCTTATTTTCCCATCGAATATCTGTCAGTTTCCAGCATTCACAAAAAGCCTGGGATCAGGCCAAGGACGGGATCACAGAAAAATGAAATGGCTCAAGTCGCTCATCGTCGTCGGAACGCTGCAGGCTCTGGCTGTCACCGCCGGCCATGCCGGCGCCAATCTTGATCAGATCAAGCAGGCGGGTACCATCAAGGTCGGCACGGAAGGCACCTATGCGCCCTTCACCTATCATGACGCTTCCGGCGCTTTGGCTGGCTTCGACGTCGAAATCGCCAAGGCGATCGGCGATAAGCTCGGCGTCAAGGTAGAGTTCCTCGAAGGCAAGTGGGATGGGCTGATCGCCGGTCTCGACGCCAACCGCTATGACGCCGTCATCAATGAGGTCGGCATCACCGACGCGCGCAAGGCCAAGTATGATTTCTCGGATCCTTATATCGCCTCGAAGGCGGTGTTGATCGTGCGCGGCGACAACGCCGACATCAAGACGTTCGCCGATCTCAAGGGCAAGAAGTCGGCACAGTCGCTGACCTCGAATTTTGGCAAGCTGGCGGAAAGCAACGGCGCCGCGCTCGTCGGCACGGACGGTTTCGACCAGTCGATCCAGCTGCTGCTGACCGGCCGCGCCGATGCGACCATCAACGATAGCCTCTCCTTCCTCGACTTCAAGAAGCACAAGCCCGATGCCGATGTGAAGATCGCCGCG contains the following coding sequences:
- a CDS encoding RNA polymerase factor sigma-32, giving the protein MMQDTAGRTMVRAAMRAPYLERDEEHRLALRWKEDNDQQALHSITVAHMRLVISMASKFRHYGLPLGDLVQEGHVGLLEAAARFEPEREVRFSTYATWWIRASMQDYILRNWSIVRGGTSSAQKALFFNLRRLRARLANGTEPLSNATLYREVSVALGVSEADVAMMDSRLSAPDSSLNAPLADESGSAERMDFLISDDPLPDEVASDTIDVERRSLWLRQALRALNTRELRIIEERRLSDEGATLEALGETLGISKERVRQIEARAMEKLKVALVRQNPEFMAA
- a CDS encoding amino acid ABC transporter substrate-binding protein; amino-acid sequence: MKWLKSLIVVGTLQALAVTAGHAGANLDQIKQAGTIKVGTEGTYAPFTYHDASGALAGFDVEIAKAIGDKLGVKVEFLEGKWDGLIAGLDANRYDAVINEVGITDARKAKYDFSDPYIASKAVLIVRGDNADIKTFADLKGKKSAQSLTSNFGKLAESNGAALVGTDGFDQSIQLLLTGRADATINDSLSFLDFKKHKPDADVKIAAQEDNADYSGVIVRKGDPELVAAINKALADIKADGTYKKIADTYFGQDVSK